The following proteins are encoded in a genomic region of Streptomyces sp. NBC_01723:
- a CDS encoding DNA-3-methyladenine glycosylase family protein, producing MAGRFAPRPPRAAVRGGIPRQGVAPGRVRVWVPEGPLELGLVLGPLRRGPGDPTFRTTPDGAVWRTSRTPAGPGTLRVTARGDEVRGESWGPGAEWLLDQLPRMLGAEDDPSAFVPRHRLLALTRHRRPGLRLTRTGLVLESLIPSVLEQKVTTLEAYQAWRLLVRKFGEPAPGPAPGRMCVMPSARTWALIPSWEWHLAGVDNKRASTILRAVRVAARLEEAAGMEPAAAQARLEVVPGIGPWTSAETVQRSHGAPDAVTVGDLHLPGIVGFALGGDRYADDAEMLRLLEPYAGQRHRAARLVLLSGRVPGRRAPRMAPRGIERI from the coding sequence GTGGCAGGACGTTTCGCTCCCCGGCCCCCGCGTGCCGCTGTGCGTGGCGGGATACCCCGGCAGGGGGTCGCGCCGGGCCGGGTACGGGTGTGGGTGCCGGAGGGGCCGCTGGAGCTGGGGCTGGTGCTCGGGCCGCTGCGGCGCGGGCCGGGCGATCCGACGTTCCGGACGACACCGGACGGGGCCGTGTGGCGAACCAGCCGCACACCCGCCGGGCCGGGCACGCTGCGGGTCACCGCGCGCGGTGACGAGGTGCGGGGCGAGAGCTGGGGGCCCGGGGCCGAGTGGCTGCTGGATCAGCTGCCGCGGATGCTGGGCGCCGAGGACGACCCGTCCGCGTTCGTGCCGAGGCACCGGCTGCTGGCGCTGACGCGGCATCGGCGGCCGGGGCTGCGGCTGACGCGGACCGGGCTGGTGCTGGAGTCGTTGATCCCCTCGGTCCTGGAGCAGAAGGTCACGACGCTGGAGGCGTACCAGGCGTGGCGGCTGCTGGTACGGAAGTTCGGGGAGCCGGCGCCGGGGCCCGCGCCCGGGCGGATGTGTGTCATGCCGTCGGCGCGGACCTGGGCGCTGATCCCGTCCTGGGAGTGGCACCTGGCCGGGGTGGACAACAAGCGGGCCTCGACGATCCTGCGGGCCGTGCGGGTCGCCGCGCGGCTGGAGGAGGCGGCCGGGATGGAGCCGGCGGCGGCGCAGGCGCGGCTGGAGGTCGTACCGGGGATCGGGCCGTGGACGTCGGCGGAGACCGTGCAGCGCAGTCATGGGGCGCCGGACGCGGTGACGGTGGGCGATCTGCATCTGCCGGGGATCGTGGGGTTCGCGCTGGGCGGGGACCGGTACGCGGACGACGCGGAGATGCTGCGGCTGCTGGAGCCGTATGCCGGGCAGCGGCATCGGGCGGCCCGGCTGGTGCTGCTGAGTGGGCGGGTGCCGGGGCGGCGGGCGCCGCGGATGGCTCCGCGGGGTATCGAGCGGATCTGA